A portion of the Planctomycetia bacterium genome contains these proteins:
- a CDS encoding DUF1580 domain-containing protein, with product MIDIDKEKLIPIRKSGKLFPGNPHASTVYRWIKAGMNGCFLETSMVGGRRFTSQEAVKRFIVKLTQKADGRYNREFEFSKEELEQMGSPRDDNLWSGNFGEIELPIE from the coding sequence ATGATTGACATCGATAAAGAAAAATTGATTCCTATTCGTAAATCAGGTAAATTGTTTCCTGGCAATCCTCATGCATCAACCGTTTATCGGTGGATCAAAGCGGGAATGAACGGGTGCTTTCTGGAGACCAGCATGGTTGGGGGGAGGAGATTCACTTCCCAGGAAGCCGTTAAGCGCTTCATAGTAAAACTGACCCAGAAAGCCGATGGCCGTTATAATCGTGAATTCGAGTTTTCAAAGGAAGAACTGGAGCAAATGGGTTCACCACGGGATGACAATCTTTGGTCTGGCAACTTTGGCGAAATCGAATTACCTATTGAATAA
- a CDS encoding transposase, whose product MSERKERRHWLPSEKLRIVLAGLDRGTNLSELCRQEGINITQYYQWKKQLQSSAQEIFSRQTTSKEEQLSAEVQRLRNVIAEITTENLEIKKGRWV is encoded by the coding sequence ATGAGTGAGCGTAAAGAGCGTCGGCATTGGTTGCCGTCGGAGAAGTTGCGGATTGTGCTGGCGGGATTGGATCGAGGGACGAATCTGTCGGAGCTGTGCCGTCAGGAAGGGATTAACATCACCCAGTATTACCAATGGAAGAAGCAGTTGCAGTCGTCGGCGCAGGAGATCTTCTCCCGGCAGACGACCAGTAAAGAAGAGCAGCTGTCGGCGGAGGTGCAGCGGTTGCGTAATGTGATCGCGGAGATCACGACGGAAAATTTGGAGATAAAAAAGGGGCGCTGGGTTTAG
- a CDS encoding transposase family protein, whose translation MQARPEIRSDNGSGYLSKEFRQVLEENRLSHVKIKASCPEENGLMERSNRIV comes from the coding sequence TTGCAGGCCAGGCCGGAGATTCGGTCGGACAATGGAAGCGGGTATCTATCGAAAGAGTTCCGCCAGGTGCTGGAGGAGAATCGGCTGAGCCATGTGAAGATCAAGGCGAGCTGCCCGGAGGAGAATGGCTTGATGGAGCGGAGCAACCGTATAGTGTGA
- a CDS encoding tyrosine-type recombinase/integrase, with protein sequence MKRYRKAGSWEGAPHYRWTKMIEGTRYRVKCSDLGLKDNTLWTQSDSYPLANKHFQDIKMRLAQVKEDQLPHADSVNATRRELALLHSAGLIDEAMRAQDHINKLKNRPAKPIVSPKLVDDCYEEYRLSRGNSSWDNSLPAVMMSYLKTIELIAHRGRLPEAETVGIKECIRGILQQNLDRAFTDKHGKERLGYSVDMKTLEKLIEVTPRSKSLGYLADQFLKEKKSNCLKLGQSTTDFNNLSRTMQLFKEVFGEETNLEHFPQSKVKQWYDFCKSKEVERLKSKKEGWSGIYAKKVFQFGLALLHWAYNNEHIDHLPRKMKSKEFRFDTSCGDPKVFEPAEISKILLQVKHPIYKACFLLMLNCGMTQADVSDIEKNQVDFQKGTITRRRSKMKKAGKGFTVTHHLWPQTLDCLKEAACNDNLHLLLSETGAKLYEKCMRGDQIVNKDLVYQYWRRTINGSNISLSPRHFRKTGATLITEKFDLSTAQLWLGHTPNEIARKHYVRQTIVPKAVTDYLYGKYFVGSA encoded by the coding sequence ATGAAACGATACAGAAAAGCAGGCTCCTGGGAAGGTGCTCCACACTATCGATGGACCAAGATGATTGAAGGGACACGATATCGTGTAAAGTGCTCAGATCTTGGATTGAAGGATAACACCTTATGGACTCAATCTGATTCCTATCCTTTGGCAAATAAACATTTCCAAGATATAAAAATGCGCTTGGCTCAAGTTAAAGAGGACCAGCTTCCGCACGCAGATTCCGTCAATGCTACTCGTCGCGAATTAGCACTGCTTCACTCCGCCGGCTTGATAGATGAGGCAATGCGTGCTCAAGATCACATTAATAAGTTGAAGAACAGACCAGCCAAACCTATTGTTTCACCAAAGTTGGTTGATGATTGTTATGAAGAATACAGACTTAGTCGCGGGAATAGTTCGTGGGATAACTCCCTTCCTGCAGTAATGATGTCCTATCTGAAAACGATTGAACTCATTGCTCATAGGGGACGCCTCCCGGAAGCTGAAACTGTGGGCATTAAAGAGTGCATCCGAGGTATCTTACAGCAGAACCTAGACAGGGCATTCACGGACAAACACGGTAAAGAAAGGCTCGGCTATTCGGTTGACATGAAAACCCTCGAAAAACTCATTGAAGTCACGCCACGATCCAAGTCTCTCGGTTATCTAGCGGATCAATTTCTCAAAGAAAAGAAATCAAACTGCCTCAAACTTGGCCAATCAACTACTGATTTCAATAATCTCAGTCGCACGATGCAGCTATTCAAAGAAGTCTTTGGTGAAGAGACTAACCTTGAACATTTCCCTCAGTCCAAAGTCAAGCAATGGTATGACTTCTGCAAGTCGAAGGAGGTGGAGAGGTTAAAATCAAAAAAGGAAGGATGGTCAGGAATCTATGCCAAGAAGGTATTCCAGTTTGGACTCGCTCTTTTGCATTGGGCATACAACAACGAGCACATAGACCATTTGCCCAGGAAAATGAAAAGCAAAGAGTTTAGATTCGATACTAGTTGTGGCGATCCAAAGGTCTTCGAGCCAGCTGAGATTTCCAAAATACTGTTACAGGTAAAACACCCAATCTACAAGGCTTGCTTCCTGCTCATGCTGAATTGTGGAATGACACAGGCAGATGTTTCGGATATCGAGAAGAACCAAGTAGATTTCCAAAAAGGCACCATCACCAGACGTCGATCGAAAATGAAAAAGGCTGGCAAAGGCTTTACTGTTACCCATCATCTATGGCCGCAAACCTTAGACTGCCTAAAAGAAGCCGCATGTAATGACAATTTGCATCTTTTGCTGAGTGAAACTGGCGCTAAACTCTATGAGAAATGCATGCGTGGGGATCAAATTGTCAACAAAGATCTCGTTTACCAATATTGGCGTCGGACGATCAATGGAAGCAACATCTCATTGAGCCCTCGTCATTTCAGAAAGACTGGTGCAACTCTGATAACAGAGAAGTTTGATTTATCAACCGCACAACTTTGGTTGGGGCACACTCCAAATGAAATTGCTAGAAAGCATTATGTCAGGCAGACAATAGTACCTAAAGCTGTAACTGATTATCTTTATGGCAAATATTTTGTAGGATCAGCCTGA
- a CDS encoding 2-phosphosulfolactate phosphatase, which yields MASAKPSASLQVHLLPGLVDASALRGGVVVVIDVLRATTTMVHAFHAGVTSLYPVSEIPVALSLAEELKESGEKVLLCGERECLPIPGFDLGNSPSDFTWQRCHDQLLVMTTTNGTRAMLHARHADRVLAAGFVNFSAVCENLLNETRPIHFLCAGSNGHISLEDTLLAGALVAALMPHLKAELNDSARLAWDTFECHGLLLEEAFKLSGGGQQLIQAGLSEDLEWAAYVDRLMIVPEMRYDGKQRIYFQIGSVGLERRLWPGK from the coding sequence GTGGCCAGTGCCAAGCCATCAGCATCGTTGCAGGTACATTTGCTGCCCGGTCTGGTGGATGCTTCGGCACTTCGGGGTGGTGTTGTCGTAGTCATTGATGTCTTGCGTGCCACGACCACTATGGTTCATGCCTTTCATGCCGGTGTGACCAGTCTTTACCCTGTTAGCGAAATACCGGTTGCATTGTCGCTGGCGGAAGAATTAAAAGAATCAGGCGAAAAGGTACTGCTCTGCGGCGAGCGAGAGTGCCTGCCTATTCCCGGCTTTGATCTGGGCAATTCGCCGAGCGATTTTACCTGGCAGCGGTGTCACGATCAACTGCTGGTGATGACCACCACCAACGGCACTAGAGCTATGTTGCATGCCCGGCACGCAGATCGTGTGCTGGCTGCAGGCTTTGTCAATTTCAGTGCCGTCTGCGAAAATCTGCTGAACGAAACCCGGCCCATTCATTTTCTCTGCGCAGGTTCCAATGGTCACATCTCACTGGAGGATACGTTGCTGGCAGGAGCTTTAGTTGCAGCCTTGATGCCGCATCTGAAGGCTGAACTCAACGATAGTGCCAGATTAGCCTGGGACACGTTTGAATGTCATGGATTGCTGTTGGAAGAAGCATTCAAACTTTCAGGTGGCGGACAGCAACTGATCCAAGCTGGCCTGAGTGAAGATCTTGAATGGGCTGCTTATGTTGATCGACTGATGATCGTTCCCGAGATGCGCTACGATGGCAAGCAGCGCATTTATTTTCAGATAGGCTCTGTTGGGCTTGAACGAAGATTGTGGCCCGGGAAATAA
- a CDS encoding NADH:flavin oxidoreductase yields the protein MAHYFRFKTLDELRQECARLKVDLVFQDDLSPLFTSVTIGNKVLGNRLCIHPMEGCDGTTDGHPGDLTERRYRRFGSGGAKLIWGEAAAVVPEARANSRQLIADVSHLTSLARLAELTRNAHLEAFGKDDDLLIGLQLTHSGRYSYQQPLIACHDELLDARLKSPARYLSDEDLKRLEDDYVTAAHVAYRAGFQFVDLKQCHRYLLNELLSARTRPGPYGGCFENRTRLARNILSRCRQELPSLILASRINLFDGIPFKRMSDNKGQAVCCTLPLSNYWGVNPSQPDMPDLNEPVQWIGEMHSLGVSLFNLTMGNPYASPHYLRPFEYPPPDGYATPEHPLEGVHRHLHLAGQVQLSYPQLPCVGSGYSWLQEFLFNAGAASIQQGKISLVGVGRASLSQPDFAKQLMDHGKLDRKRVCRTFSYCTALMRSKHNAEGQFVTGCPPFDKEVYGPVWKQAKETMPE from the coding sequence ATGGCGCATTATTTCAGATTCAAAACTCTTGATGAACTGCGTCAGGAATGTGCCCGCCTTAAAGTCGACCTGGTTTTTCAAGATGATTTGTCGCCTCTCTTTACCTCGGTGACCATCGGCAACAAGGTATTGGGCAACCGTTTGTGTATCCATCCCATGGAAGGTTGTGATGGAACCACGGATGGACATCCGGGTGACTTGACCGAACGCCGTTACCGACGCTTTGGTTCTGGTGGCGCCAAGCTCATTTGGGGTGAAGCTGCTGCAGTAGTGCCTGAGGCACGAGCCAATTCAAGGCAATTGATTGCTGATGTCAGTCATTTGACCAGCCTGGCCCGGCTGGCAGAGCTAACCAGAAATGCTCACCTCGAAGCCTTTGGTAAAGATGATGATCTGCTGATTGGTTTGCAACTGACTCATTCCGGTCGCTATTCCTATCAACAGCCATTGATTGCTTGTCATGATGAACTGTTGGATGCCAGACTGAAATCACCGGCTCGATATCTCAGTGATGAAGATCTGAAGAGGCTTGAAGATGACTATGTCACAGCAGCACATGTTGCATATCGTGCCGGGTTTCAGTTTGTCGACCTCAAGCAATGTCATCGTTATTTGCTGAACGAGTTGCTTTCAGCCCGAACAAGGCCTGGTCCATATGGTGGTTGTTTTGAAAATCGAACCAGGCTTGCACGAAATATACTGAGCCGTTGTCGCCAGGAACTTCCCTCGTTAATCCTTGCCAGTCGTATAAATCTGTTTGATGGTATTCCTTTTAAGCGAATGTCAGATAACAAAGGGCAGGCTGTTTGCTGTACATTGCCGTTGAGTAATTATTGGGGAGTAAACCCATCTCAACCTGACATGCCCGATCTCAATGAGCCTGTGCAATGGATTGGCGAGATGCATTCGTTGGGTGTCAGCCTGTTCAATCTGACGATGGGCAACCCCTATGCATCACCACATTATTTAAGGCCGTTCGAATATCCGCCACCCGATGGCTACGCAACGCCGGAACATCCGCTGGAGGGTGTTCATCGGCACCTACATCTGGCGGGGCAAGTGCAACTCAGTTACCCGCAATTACCTTGTGTTGGCAGTGGATACAGTTGGTTGCAGGAGTTTCTCTTCAACGCCGGTGCAGCCAGTATTCAGCAGGGCAAAATCAGTCTAGTTGGAGTTGGCCGGGCTTCACTGTCGCAACCTGATTTCGCCAAACAACTGATGGATCATGGCAAACTCGATCGCAAGCGTGTCTGCCGTACCTTCAGTTATTGCACTGCCCTCATGCGATCCAAACATAATGCCGAGGGACAGTTTGTTACCGGCTGCCCGCCATTTGATAAGGAAGTGTATGGACCAGTTTGGAAACAGGCGAAGGAAACCATGCCTGAATAG
- a CDS encoding PQQ-binding-like beta-propeller repeat protein has translation MWRRLWLLIPFLLSAPIAAEDWPEFRGPTGQGHYQGKLPISWNEKEHIAWSVNIPGEGWSSPIVVAGRIYLTTAVPKPDKKGFSLRLLCLDTEHCKEIWNIEVFQEPASAPKIHNKNSHASPTPILKDGRIYAHFGHQGTACIDLDGKILWSNQEYQYKPVHGNGGSPCLSQDTLIFCCDGADIQAVIGLDINTGKTRWKTDRKVETNKPFSFGTPLAITHEGVHQVICQGSEVVMSLDPYTGKELWRVRYRGFSQIPRPLYHQGLVYICTGYESPKLMAIKPGGNGDVTPTHVAWTVPRSVPATPSPVIVGDALYMVSDFSVMSCLDAKTGEQRWQGRLSGGHSASLLHADGKIYSLNEKGTCFVVEAGPAFKELSKNTLPGRTLATPTPYLGKLYLRTDEKLYCIQ, from the coding sequence ATGTGGCGTAGGCTTTGGTTATTGATTCCATTTCTGCTGTCAGCACCGATTGCTGCGGAAGACTGGCCTGAGTTTCGTGGACCTACCGGTCAGGGGCACTATCAAGGTAAACTACCCATTTCCTGGAATGAAAAGGAGCATATCGCCTGGTCCGTCAATATTCCTGGAGAAGGGTGGTCGTCGCCAATCGTCGTGGCTGGTCGTATCTATCTCACCACGGCAGTGCCCAAGCCAGATAAGAAGGGCTTTTCGTTACGATTACTCTGCCTGGATACGGAGCATTGTAAGGAAATTTGGAATATCGAAGTTTTTCAAGAACCAGCCAGTGCGCCGAAAATTCACAATAAAAACAGCCATGCCAGTCCGACACCAATTTTAAAAGATGGCCGCATCTATGCCCACTTTGGACATCAGGGTACGGCGTGCATTGATCTTGATGGAAAAATCCTGTGGAGTAATCAGGAGTACCAGTACAAGCCTGTTCATGGCAACGGCGGGTCGCCCTGCCTCTCGCAGGATACTCTGATTTTCTGTTGCGATGGTGCCGATATCCAGGCTGTCATTGGCCTGGATATCAACACAGGAAAAACACGCTGGAAGACGGATCGCAAAGTTGAAACCAACAAGCCGTTCTCGTTTGGTACGCCGCTGGCTATCACACATGAAGGTGTACATCAGGTAATCTGCCAGGGTAGTGAAGTAGTCATGTCACTTGATCCCTACACCGGCAAGGAACTGTGGAGGGTTCGATACAGGGGGTTTTCGCAGATACCTCGTCCTCTGTATCATCAAGGATTAGTTTACATCTGCACCGGTTATGAATCTCCCAAGCTGATGGCTATTAAGCCGGGAGGCAATGGCGATGTAACCCCAACGCATGTCGCCTGGACGGTACCTCGGAGCGTACCTGCCACGCCTTCACCAGTCATTGTGGGTGATGCACTTTACATGGTTTCTGATTTCAGTGTCATGAGTTGCCTCGATGCTAAAACGGGTGAGCAGCGTTGGCAGGGAAGACTGAGTGGTGGCCACTCGGCATCACTGCTACATGCAGACGGCAAGATTTACAGCCTCAATGAGAAAGGCACTTGTTTCGTGGTGGAAGCTGGGCCAGCCTTCAAAGAGTTAAGCAAGAATACGTTGCCTGGTAGAACACTGGCTACACCTACGCCTTATTTGGGTAAGCTTTATCTGCGAACGGATGAAAAACTCTACTGCATTCAGTGA
- a CDS encoding formamidopyrimidine-DNA glycosylase, whose amino-acid sequence MPELPDITVYLEALQHRIERKPLLKIRINHPFLLKTVEPPVSAFEGRRVKQFRRIGKRIAIGLEEDYWMVLHLMIAGRLQWKPPQFVMSRRYGLAAFYFDEGTLVITEAGTRHRASLHLVQGESALKVHDPGGLEVFDISEQQFQAHLRNRCGNRPIKKVLTDPTLFSGIGNAYSDEILFHAKMSPFAIGSKLNDSQIDQLLMTCRKVLHDWTNKLRKENGFKFPGKVTAFHPDMAVHGKFGSLCTVCQAPIQRIRYAEMKETNYCPGCQTEGRILADRVMSRLLKDDRPKHLNDLLEYQDKLFEDE is encoded by the coding sequence ATGCCAGAACTACCCGATATCACTGTCTATCTGGAGGCGTTACAGCATCGCATTGAACGCAAGCCTTTACTCAAAATTCGTATTAACCATCCGTTTCTTCTGAAAACTGTCGAACCACCAGTTTCTGCATTCGAGGGCCGCAGGGTTAAACAATTTCGCAGAATTGGCAAACGAATAGCCATCGGTCTGGAAGAAGATTACTGGATGGTTCTACACCTGATGATTGCAGGACGCCTGCAATGGAAGCCTCCACAGTTTGTCATGTCGCGTCGATACGGCTTAGCTGCGTTTTACTTCGATGAAGGCACACTGGTCATTACCGAAGCTGGCACCAGACACCGTGCATCGTTACATCTGGTTCAAGGCGAATCAGCACTGAAAGTACATGATCCAGGAGGCCTGGAAGTCTTTGATATTTCCGAACAGCAGTTTCAAGCTCATTTGCGGAACCGGTGCGGAAATCGCCCGATCAAGAAAGTACTGACCGATCCAACGCTCTTCAGCGGCATAGGTAACGCCTACTCAGATGAGATTTTGTTTCATGCCAAAATGTCGCCGTTTGCCATTGGCAGCAAATTGAACGACAGCCAGATTGATCAACTGCTTATGACCTGCAGAAAGGTACTTCATGACTGGACCAACAAATTAAGGAAAGAGAATGGCTTCAAGTTTCCAGGCAAAGTAACAGCTTTCCACCCTGACATGGCGGTGCATGGTAAATTTGGTTCGCTTTGCACAGTATGCCAGGCGCCAATTCAACGTATCCGGTATGCAGAAATGAAAGAGACTAATTACTGCCCAGGGTGCCAGACGGAAGGAAGAATACTTGCAGACCGCGTCATGTCGCGCTTACTCAAAGATGACAGGCCTAAGCATTTGAACGACTTGCTTGAGTATCAAGACAAGCTTTTTGAGGATGAATAA